The genomic DNA CAGTTACATCTTCTCCGTACCTTGGTGTCGTGTCATTAATTTTAGGTGTCATCCTAATGATGGTTATGGCTTCTATTTATCGTTATCATCAAAAAAATAAATAATACAGATAAAAAAGACTGTTATAGGCGCTCTTTATCATCATTAAATGATAACTGAGGGGACTTTGGCAGTCTTTTCTAACATGCTTGCCTATATTTTGAAACCATTGTTCATTTTAATCATAAGAATATCGTGTCTGATTAAAACGTTTTATTTAAAATTGAAAATGGACGCATGGGTCAGATATCGTGATATTTGAGCAGAATCGAATACGTATCCGTTTTGTAACGTGTATAATGTACATGTTTTAATAGAAGGTTTGAAAAAGAAAAACAACGAAGTAGAAATCGATTTGAAATTATTCGTTTAACAATTAAACACCTATAGATAGGGGTAAAGTTCAATTCAAAACGAATTTTCATTTTTGCAATTTACTTTGATAATTGTTTGCATTTTTAAGACAAACCGAATGAGATGTATCTTAATTTATTAAATCACTTAAAATAAATAATGGCACAGTAGATGTCTGGGACGGTCAAAGGTTTTGCAAGCTTTTCGCACCCGTCGATATTGTCATTAAAGAAAGGTCGATAACTATGAAATTAAAACAAGTTAGTATTATTTGCTCGCTTGTCCTGATTATGTTTATGGCAGCTATAGAAACATCCATTGTGTCTTTAGCATTGCCAACCATGCGTGATGATCTTCACGCGACACAACCGATTTCTTTAGTATTTACAGTTTACTTTATAGGTATTGTATTAGCCATACCGATTTTAAGTGAATTGATGTCACGCATTAAAATTATTTATGTGACGATGATTGGCTTATTATTATTTATTATTGGGAGCCTTATGTCTGGGATGAGCACACACTTTGAGATGCTTATTTTTGCAAGATTGCTACAAGGCATAGGTGCTGGTGTAAATATGTCTTTAGCCCAAATCGTACCTAAGTTAGCTTTTGAAATTCCATTTCGATATAAAGTAATGGGAATAGTCGGAAGTGTCTGGGGCATTTCGAGTATACTCGGTCCTTTTTTAGGGGGCTTTATTTTAGAAGTTTCATCTTGGCATTGGCTATTTTATATCAATATTCCAATTGGGATTCTTGTCATGGGAATTGTGCTTACTTCTTATCATTTTGAAGCGGAAACGACATCCAATCATCAAGTTGATGTGGCAGGTATGGCTTTATTCTATATTTTATTAGCGCTTTTAATGGTAACGGTCTTAGTTTCAGGACATTTATGGATTAACATTTTAGCGTTTTGTGCATTTCTCTTTGTATTTTGGTACATCATTCGCAGAGGCAAAACAGCTAAAATTTCATTTTTACCAATCAAGGAATTTAAGTCTACCGTGCGTTTAGCCTTTTTTACAGATTTTTTCATTGCAATGGCACTAATTGGATTTAATGTTTTTATTCCATCGTATTTACAAGATCATCTTCACTTAAGTCCGTTACAAAGTGGTTTGGTCATTTTTCCGCTTTCAATGGGTTGGCTACTTGTGAACTTTACACTTGAAAAAATCGAAGCAAATCGAACTATTAGAGGTTTATATTTAATCGCAATAGGTATTTTAGTTGTAGGAAGTATTCTTATTATTATCAGTGCATATCATCCGATTATTATTGCGATTGCTTTAATTTTCATAGGAATGAGTTTTGGTACAGCATATACAAAAGATAGCGTAATGGTTCAAGAAAAAACCTCACCTGAGAGTATGAAAAAAATGATGTCGCTCTTTACATTGACACGTAATATGGGGAATTCAGTAGGATCAGCAGTGATTGGTTATATTTATGCGATGCAACATACGCTATTTCATAATTCAATACAAAATGTAATGATATTTTGTATGATTGTATTGATAGGACTAGGTTTTGTATGGTTCGTGCAAAAAGATAAAACTTTACGTTCAGTTTCTGAAGCGTGATATAGTATAAAAAAAGGAGGGTTTGAGCATGAAAGGTAAGTTTAATTTATTTAACTTAGTCACTTTAATGATCATACTCTCCATTTTTATTATTTCAGGGGCTATCTTTTTAACGCTATTAGGTTTTGGTTTGTTTGGATTGAGTCGTTTGTTGATTTATTTTCACCTAGGGTCTTTTACTTACAACAAAGGTTTTTATGATAATTTGGTTTATTACGGTAGCTATATCATCTTAGGATATTTTGTGATTTACTGTATTGAATATTTAATGGATTGGCTCAGAAAAAAATTATATCCTAATCCTTATTTAGAAGGCTTTACATTTCATTTAATATCATACTCGATAATTACGACAATGTTTTTCTTTTTAATTCATATTCATTATCAGTATATTCGCATTGATTATTGGGTACTTATGTTGATTATTGCGTTTTTATATATTTGTAAAGAGATATTTTATCCTGATTCAGAAGATTTAAATCAGAATAAGCGTCATTAACAAAGAACGAAAACGTAATGAAAGCAAATACTTTGCTAAGCTAACGGATTAGACATAAAATAAGTCAATGCTAAAGATTTATGAAGGAGGAATGTGTATGCACGAGGGTGTTCAAATTGATAAAAAACAACGTAACTTTATCGTCGCCGTCATTTTGGCCAGTGCATTCATAGCAATACTGAATCAAACGCTATTGAATACCGCACTTCCTAGTATTATGAGAGGACTAAACATTGATGAAAGTACATCACAATGGTTAGTCACTGGTTTTATGCTTGTTAACGGGATTATGATTCCATTAACTGCTTATTTAATGGATAGAGTCCCTACGCGTTACTTGTATCTTGCAGCGATGGGGACTTTTTTATTAGGTTCTGTGATTGCTGTTTCTGCACCTACCTTTCTAGTACTGATGTTGGCACGTGTCATTCAAGCCATGGGGGCTGGCGTTATTATGCCACTGAGTCAATTCACGCTCTTTACGCTATTCCCTAAAAGCCAGCGTGGATTTGCGATGGGGTTATCAGGCCTAGTGATACAATTTGCCCCAGCTATAGGGCCTACACTTTCAGGACTTCTAGTTGACCATTATACTTGGCGTGCGCCATTAATGGTGGTGGTCGTTGTCGCAACGATTGGCTTTATTTTTGGTTGGATGTCAATGCGAAACTTTAGTGATACAAAAGAAGTTGTACTGGATAAAACATCAGTCTTACTCTCTACATTCGGTTTTGGTCTGATGTTATATGGCTTTAGTATCGCTGGTACACAAGGTTTTCATAATCCACTTGTTATCATCAGCTTGATTGCAGGACTGGTGATTGTAGGTATCTTTATTCACAGACAATTAAAAATTGATAATCCTATCCTTAATCTACATGTCTTTCAATCGAGAACCTTCACACTAACGTCAATCGCATCTATGATTGCATTTACCTCTATGGTTGGCCCGGCATTATTAATTCCTGTGTATATCCAAAATGCATTAGGTTTATCCGCATTGTTATCTGGTTTAGTTGTTCTTCCAGGTGCTGTAATCAACGGTGTGATGTCTGTTGTCAATGGTCGCCTTTACGATAAAGTGGGGGCAAGGGTTTTAGTCATCCCTGGTTTTATCTTATTGCTGATTACTACTTTAATGATGGCACAACTGACAGCACATACTTCTTATTTATATGTTATTAGTATTTTTACAATCCGACTCTTTTCTATATCATTATTGACGATGCCTTTAAATACAGCAGGTATCAATTCATTAACAAATGATATGGTTTCCCACGGGACAGCGATTATGAATACTTTACGGACAATTTCTGGTTCTATGGGGACGGCGTTGATGGTAACCCTCATGAGTTTAGGTGCGCGCTGGTATCATCCGGATCATTCTGTAGCACAAGGAATGATTCATAGAGAAGCTATTGCTTTTGGTGTGGATTTAGCTTTTTATGTAACTTCTGGATTTTTATTAATTTGCCTCATCATTAGCTTTTTTATTTATGATCGTGGTAAAGAGAAAAAGACAAGAAAGCAAAATTATGTGCGCCAACCTAATCGGTAAGTGAAGCGCATAAGGATGACAAAATAAAACGAGATGGCAAGCTGAGTAGGAGTGCTGAGTGAGCTATCTTGTTTTTTATGTATGAAAATAAAGTATTTATAGTTTTTTACCTTATGAAAGTTGACAGAGTTTTGTTAAACTAAAATTAAAGCGTATTCAAAAGGAGATGTCGGAAGTGTTAACAGAAGAAAAGGTAAGCGCACTTGTAGGAGAAATTAAAGACCCAATTATTAATGTACCTTTAAAAGAAACAAAGGGTATCATTGATATTTCTATAAAAGAAGAAAAAGCACATGTCAGTGTCAAAGTTGCGATGGCACAGTTAGGGGGACAGCCACAACTTGAATTGCAAATGGCTATCGTTGAGAAATTGAAAGAAAATGGTGCTAAAACAGTCGGTATTCGTTTTGAGAGCTTGCCAGAAGAAACGGTTGCCAAATATAAAGGGAATCAACAAGCGAAAAAAACAGACAATAGAAGAATTTTTATCTAAAGACAATCCGCTAGAGTTTATTGCGATTGCGTCTGGTAAAGGGGGCGTTGGTAAATCAACCGTAGCAGTCAATCTGGCTGTATCACTAGCACGAGAAGGAAAACGTGTTGGTCTAATTGATGCTGATATTTATGGTTTTAGTGTACCTGATATGATGGGTATCGATGAAAAGCCAGGCATAGAAGGTAAAACGATTATTCCAGTAGAACGCCACGGTGTTAAAGTGATTTCGATGGCTTTCTTTGTAGAAGAAAATGCACCAGTAATATGGCGTGGGCCTATGTTGGGTAAAATGCTTACGAACTTTTTCACAGAAGTGAAGTGGGGAGATTTAGATTATTTAATCCTTGATTTACCGCCGGGTACTGGAGATGTCGCATTAGATGTACATACGATGCTACCTTCTAGTAAAGAAATAATTGTCACAACACCGCATCCGACTGCGGCATTTGTTGCAGCAAGAGCAGGTGCTATGGCTAAACATACAGAACATTCTATTCTCGGTATTATTGAAAACATGTCTTATTTTGAGAGTAAGGAAACGGGTAATAAAGAATATGTCTTTGGACAAGGCGGTGGCCAGAAGTTGGCTGATGAATTGAGTACCGAGTTGCTTGGTCAATTGCCATTAGAACAACCTTCATGGAAGCCAGTGGATTTCTCACCTTCGATTTATCAACCAGAAGATCGCTTAGGACAAATTTATCAAGACATTGCACGTAAAATTATTGATAAAACAAAATAAGTGGAGTTATTTCATAGATGTTATGAAGCGGGATTGAAGTTAAACAGATGATATGGTCTGTAATGGCATAGATGATTGGGATTGCATAAAGTAATAGATGATTACTTTTGTGATCCAAACATCTAATGCCATTTTTCAAATTTTGATTGCTTTAATGTATGGATTAATGATTTTTGTATGACCTGTTTTAGAGCAATTTAGAATGGGAAAATAGCACCAGAATCAATGTTTTTAGGCCTATTAAAATAAATTTTAAAAAATTGAAATTTAGACTTGCTTTTTTATATCAATCTGTATAGAATATATTCTTGTGAGCGAAACAAATCACTAATTCAACAATAAAATAAATTATTAATTTATTGTTGACACATCGTTAAGACGATGGTAAGATATAAAAGTCGCCAAAAGCGACAAAAAAGAATTTTATTCAAAAATATTTGAATGGTGTAAAATTTACTATTGCAAATATGTGAGAATAAATATAAAATGTTAAAAGTGTTGTTAATTAAGTTGATTTATAGTAAACTTAGTTAATGATGTTAACAACAGAATGAAATGAACATTGAAAACTGAATGACAATATGTCAACGTTAATTCCGATAATTTGAGTACTTTAACGTACTTTGAAGAGTGATTGACTAAATCAATCAATGAGCTATATCAAGCTTACTTCTTTTATGGAGAGTTTGATCCTGGCTCAGGATGAACGCTGGCGGCGTGCCTAATACATGCAAGTCGAGCGAACGGACGAGGAGCTTGCTCCTTTGAAGTTAGCGGCGGACGGGTGAGTAACACGTGGGTAACCTACCTATAAGACTGGAATAACTCCGGGAAACCGGGGCTAATGCCGGATAACATGTTGAACCGCATGGTTCAACAGTGAAAGACGGTCTTGCTGTCACTTATAGATGGACCCGCGCCGTATTAGCTAGTTGGTGGGGTAACGGCCTACCAAGGCGACGATACGTAGCCGACCTGAGAGGGTGATCGGCCACACTGGAACTGAGACACGGTCCAGACTCCTACGGGAGGCAGCAGTAGGGAATCTTCCGCAATGGGCGAAAGCCTGACGGAGCAACGCCGCGTGAGTGATGAAGGTCTTCGGATCGTAAAGCTCTGTTGTTAGGGAAGAACAAATGTGTAAGTAACTGTGCACGTCTTGACGGTACCTAACCAGAAAGCCACGGCTAACTACGTGCCAGCAGCCGCGGTAATACGTAGGTGGCAAGCGTTATCCGGAATTATTGGGCGTAAAGCGCGCGTAGGCGGTTTTTTAAGTCTGATGTGAAAGCCCACGGCTCAACCGTGGAGGGTCATTGGAAACTGGAAAACTTGAGTGCAGAAGAGGAAAGTGGAATTCCATGTGTAGCGGTGAAATGCGCAGAGATATGGAGGAACACCAGTGGCGAAGGCGGCTTTCTGGTCTGCAACTGACGCTGATGTGCGAAAGCGTGGGGATCAAACAGGATTAGATACCCTGGTAGTCCACGCCGTAAACGATGAGTGCTAAGTGTTAGGGGGTTTCCGCCCCTTAGTGCTGCAGCTAACGCATTAAGCACTCCGCCTGGGGAGTACGGTCGCAAGACTGAAACTCAAAGGAATTGACGGGGACCCGCACAAGCGGTGGAGCATGTGGTTTAATTCGAAGCAACGCGAAGAACCTTACCAAATCTTGACATCCTTTGACCGCTCTAGAGATAGAGTTTTCCTCTTCGGAGGACAAAGTGACAGGTGGTGCATGGTTGTCGTCAGCTCGTGTCGTGAGATGTTGGGTTAAGTCCCGCAACGAGCGCAACCCTTGAGCTTAGTTGCCATCATTAAGTTGGGCACTCTAAGTTGACTGCCGGTGACAAACCGGAGGAAGGTGGGGATGACGTCAAATCATCATGCCCCTTATGATTTGGGCTACACACGTGCTACAATGGACAATACAAAGGGCAGCGAAACCGCGAGGTCAAGCAAATCCCATAAAGTTGTTCTCAGTTCGGATTGTAGTCTGCAACTCGACTACATGAAGCTGGAATCGCTAGTAATCGTAGATCAGCATGCTACGGTGAATACGTTCCCGGGTCTTGTACACACCGCCCGTCACACCACGAGAGTTTGTAACACCCGAAGCCGGTGGAGTAACCATTTTGGAGCTAGCCGTCGAAGGTGGGACAAATGATTGGGGTGAAGTCGTAACAAGGTAGCCGTATCGGAAGGTGCGGCTGGATCACCTCCTTTCTAAGGATAATATACGGAAATATCACCAACAGGTGATAGACGGAATTAACATGACATATTGTATTCAGTTTTGAATGCTCATTCATTTGAGGATTCAACGATTGTACATTGAAAACTAGATAAGTAAGTATAGATTTTACCAAGCAAAACCGAGTGACAAGCGAAAGCTTGAAACAAAATTATCGCTAGTCGTCGACAGACGACTCACATAATTAATAACTGGTGAATTGAGTAAAAGCTCAATCATAAAAGATTAAGTTATTAAGGGCGCACGGTGGATGCCTTGGCACTAGAAGCCGATGAAGGACGTTACTAACGACGATATGCTTTGGGGAGCTGTAAGTAAGCTTTGATCCAGAGATTTCCGAATGGGGGAACCCAGCACGAGTTATGTCGTGTTATCCGCATATGAATTCATAGTATGTGAGAAGGTAGACCCGGAGAACTGAAACATCTTAGTACCCGGAGGAAGAGAAAGAAAAATCGATTCCCTGAGTAGCGGCGAGCGAAACGGGAAGAGCCCAAACCAACAAGCTTGCTTGTTGGGGTTGTAGGACACTCTGTACGGAGTTACAAAAGTATTTGTTAGACGAATAACCTGGAAAGGTTAATCAGAGAAGGTAATAATCCTGTAGTCGAAAACGAATACCCTCTTGAGTGGATCCTGAGTACGACGGAGCACGTGAAATTCCGTCGGAATCTAGGAGGACCATCTCCTAAGGCTAAATACTCTCTAGTGACCGATAGTGAACCAGTACCGTGAGGGAAAGGTGAAAAGTACCCCGGAAGGGGAGTGAAAGAGAACTTGAAACCGTGTGCTTACAAGTAGTCAGAGCCCGTTAATGGGTGATGGCGTGCCTTTTGTAGAATGAACCGGCGAGTTACGATCTGATGCAAGGTTAAGCAGAAAATGTGGAGCCGTAGCGAAAGCGAGTCTGAATAGGGCGAATGAGTATTTGGTCGTAGACCCGAAACCAGGTGATCTACCCTTGGTCAGGTTGAAGTTCAGGTAACACTGAATGGAGGACCGAACCGACTTACGTTGAAAAGTGAGCGGATGAACTGAGGGTAGCGGAGAAATTCCAATCGAACTTGGAGATAGCTGGTTCTCTCCGAAATAGCTTTAGGGCTAGCCTCAAGTGATGATTATTGGAGGTAGAGCACTGTTTGGACGAGGGGCCCCTCTCGGGTTACCGAATTCAGACAAACTCCGAATGCCAAATAATTTAACTTGGGAGTCAGAACGTGGGTGATAAGGTCCATGTTCGAAAGGGAAACAGCCCAGACCACCAGCTAAGGTCCCAAAATATATGTTAAGTGGAAAAGGATGTGGCGTTGCCCAGACAACTAGGATGTTGGCTTAGAAGCAGCCATCATTTAAAGAGTGCGTAATAGCTCACTAGTCGAGTGACACTGCGCCGAAAATGTACCGGGGCTAAACATATTACCGAAGCTGTGGATTGTCCGTAGGACAATGGTAGGAGAGCGTTCTAAGGGCGTTGAAGCATGATCGCA from Staphylococcus schleiferi includes the following:
- a CDS encoding MDR family MFS transporter — translated: MHEGVQIDKKQRNFIVAVILASAFIAILNQTLLNTALPSIMRGLNIDESTSQWLVTGFMLVNGIMIPLTAYLMDRVPTRYLYLAAMGTFLLGSVIAVSAPTFLVLMLARVIQAMGAGVIMPLSQFTLFTLFPKSQRGFAMGLSGLVIQFAPAIGPTLSGLLVDHYTWRAPLMVVVVVATIGFIFGWMSMRNFSDTKEVVLDKTSVLLSTFGFGLMLYGFSIAGTQGFHNPLVIISLIAGLVIVGIFIHRQLKIDNPILNLHVFQSRTFTLTSIASMIAFTSMVGPALLIPVYIQNALGLSALLSGLVVLPGAVINGVMSVVNGRLYDKVGARVLVIPGFILLLITTLMMAQLTAHTSYLYVISIFTIRLFSISLLTMPLNTAGINSLTNDMVSHGTAIMNTLRTISGSMGTALMVTLMSLGARWYHPDHSVAQGMIHREAIAFGVDLAFYVTSGFLLICLIISFFIYDRGKEKKTRKQNYVRQPNR
- a CDS encoding SepA family multidrug efflux transporter is translated as MKGKFNLFNLVTLMIILSIFIISGAIFLTLLGFGLFGLSRLLIYFHLGSFTYNKGFYDNLVYYGSYIILGYFVIYCIEYLMDWLRKKLYPNPYLEGFTFHLISYSIITTMFFFLIHIHYQYIRIDYWVLMLIIAFLYICKEIFYPDSEDLNQNKRH
- the sdrM gene encoding multidrug efflux MFS transporter SdrM; this encodes MKLKQVSIICSLVLIMFMAAIETSIVSLALPTMRDDLHATQPISLVFTVYFIGIVLAIPILSELMSRIKIIYVTMIGLLLFIIGSLMSGMSTHFEMLIFARLLQGIGAGVNMSLAQIVPKLAFEIPFRYKVMGIVGSVWGISSILGPFLGGFILEVSSWHWLFYINIPIGILVMGIVLTSYHFEAETTSNHQVDVAGMALFYILLALLMVTVLVSGHLWINILAFCAFLFVFWYIIRRGKTAKISFLPIKEFKSTVRLAFFTDFFIAMALIGFNVFIPSYLQDHLHLSPLQSGLVIFPLSMGWLLVNFTLEKIEANRTIRGLYLIAIGILVVGSILIIISAYHPIIIAIALIFIGMSFGTAYTKDSVMVQEKTSPESMKKMMSLFTLTRNMGNSVGSAVIGYIYAMQHTLFHNSIQNVMIFCMIVLIGLGFVWFVQKDKTLRSVSEA